One window of the Halictus rubicundus isolate RS-2024b chromosome 6, iyHalRubi1_principal, whole genome shotgun sequence genome contains the following:
- the LOC143355015 gene encoding uncharacterized protein LOC143355015 produces the protein MVWGCMTALGVGMAHRIDGRMTAKDYVNILNTSLVGKWPPQSPDLNPIENLWSQLKKDMADFQETNSNLSLLWENVLNKWNQITSGRFIYFLDETWINAGDFRRKLWVDSSVSCSRNAAERGLSTGMPAPAGNAWAKVKDYIRARNTTYKLADVCQLVLEAMENVSAESWQNFIRHTIKVEDKFVELEQVTESILGDDNGEWLNALDEESVRGNVRENESQTRSIHSTWVNYATQLNLLNNLAFERRILLPDAVNIQLHGFCDASESGYGACIYLLSSNTSGQIQSRLLCAKSRVAPLKAVSLPRLELCGAQLLAKLYHNILRSIHRHIPSEDNPADCLSRGQLPSEFIQNTLWQTGPTWLTQEEALWPYLQLPALDLIPEAKRTTCLITSTTAPLEILQRYSSINKLRRIIAYCLRFKRDNRFKGSVSSNELNIANRTILRMVQRECFANEMQDLSQGRRVHRKSKLTTLDPFLDRDGIIRVGGRLKHANIPYSQQHPIVLPRSHHITTLIIRDDHIRNMHAGIQATLYSVRQRYWPIDGRNQARRVIRQCMKCFRANPPNTDYMIGNLPKARVNEDRPFSNVGIDYCGPFYIKEKKFRNRNRVKVYVAVFVCLAVKAVHMELVSDMTTEGFLAALRRFIARRGKCRAIHSDNGSNFVGACHELDDIHRLLISQEHQQKVDAYLSNEGIKWHFIPPRSPHFGGLWKAAVKSFKHHVRRVIGNELLTFEQFNTFIIEVEAILNSRPLTPLSTDPNDLCALTPGHFLVGSALNTLPELDFSETPSNKLSTWQHLQKIKRDFWTRWYKEYLNELNIRHKWTSGNHGIEKGTLILIKEDNLPPLQWALGRVLEIHPGTDGIIRAVTIQTLQGTVKRNIRQLAPLPINLSQDNCN, from the exons GTGGCCGTTTCATCTATTTCCTAGATGAAACGTGGATAAACGCCGGGGACTTCAGAAGAAAATTGTGGGTGGACAGCAGCGTCAGCTGCTCAAGAAACGCTGCAGAGAGAGGCCTGTCAACGGGCATGCCTGCACCTGCAGGAAATG CATGGGCAAAAGTTAAAGATTACATAAGAGCGCGTAATACAACGTACAAGTTGGCAGATGTTTGTCAACTTGTACTTGAAGCTATGGAAAATGTGTCCGCTGAGTCTTGGCAGAATTTTATTCGCCACACAATAAAGGTGGAGGACAAGTTTGTAGAGCTCGAGCAAGTAACAGAATCCATTTTGGGTGATGACAACGGCGAGTGGCTGAACGC GTTGGATGAGGAAAGTGTGAGAGGGAATGTTCGAGAGAACGAGAGCCAAACAAGAAGCATCCACTCCACTTGGGTCAACTACGCAACACAGCTCAATCTGCTGAACAATTTGGCGTTCGAACGACGAATTCTTCTCCCGGACGCAGTAAACATCCAACTCCACGGATTCTGCGACGCTAGCGAGAGCGGTTATGGAGCCTGCATCTATCTGTTGTCCAGCAACACCAGTGGCCAAATTCAGTCCAGATTGCTGTGTGCAAAATCTCGCGTAGCTCCTCTCAAGGCAGTCTCCCTGCCTCGTCTTGAACTATGCGGAGCACAACTCTTGGCCAAGCTGTATCACAACATCCTTCGATCCATTCAC AGACACATTCCGTCGGAAGATAATCCAGCTGATTGTCTATCCCGTGGTCAATTGCCATCTGAATTCATTCAGAATACTCTCTGGCAGACCGGTCCAACATGGCTCACGCAAGAAGAAGCTCTTTGGCCATATCTTCAACTTCCCGCACTGGACCTCATTCCAGAAGCGAAACGGACAACTTGTCTCATAACATCCACAACAGCTCCGCTTGAAATACTGCAACGATACTCGTCCATCAACAAACTTCGACGAATCATCGCATATTGTCTTCGATTCAAACGAGACAACCGCTTCAAGGGTTCAGTGTCATCCAACGAACTGAACATAGCCAACAGGACGATCCTTCGCATGGTGCAACGTGAATGCTTTGCCAACGAGATGCAAGATCTTTCTCAAGGACGAAGAGTTCATCGTAAAAGCAAGCTCACCACTCTGGACCCATTCCTCGATCGAGATGGCATCATCAGAGTAGGAGGACGTCTGAAACACGCGAACATTCCATATTCGCAACAACATCCGATTGTGCTTCCACGATCCCATCACATTACGACGCTCATCATCCGAGACGATCACATTCGTAACATGCATGCTGGGATACAAGCTACTCTGTACAGCGTAAGACAACGATACTGGCCCATCGATGGTCGAAATCAAGCGCGCAGAGTCATCCGGCAATGCATGAAATGTTTCCGTGCAAATCCACCAAACACGGACTACATGATAGGAAACCTGCCGAAGGCTCGAGTAAACGAAGATCGACCATTCAGCAACGTAGGCATCGATTACTGCGGACCCTTCTACATCAAGGAGAAGAAATTCCGCAACCGGAATCGTGTCAAGGTCTACGTCGCCGTCTTCGTATGTCTCGCCGTGAAGGCAGTTCACATGGAGCTGGTCAGCGATATGACCACTGAAGGATTCTTAGCAGCCCTGCGCCGATTCATCGCTCGACGAGGGAAATGTCGAGCCATCCATTCCGACAACGGATCCAACTTTGTCGGAGCCTGTCACGAACTCGACGATATTCATCGCCTACTCATCTCGCAGGAGCATCAACAGAAGGTAGATGCCTACCTGAGCAACGAAGGGATCAAATGGCACTTCATCCCACCACGATCACCACACTTCGGAGGCTTATGGAAAGCGGCAGTAAAATCCTTCAAGCATCACGTTAGACGGGTTATTGGTAACGAATTGCTAACCTTCGAACAATTTAACACCTTCATTATCGAAGTAGAGGCCATCCTGAACTCTAGACCTCTTACTCCGCTTTCAACGGATCCTAACGATCTCTGCGCTTTAACGCCGGGTCACTTTTTGGTCGGCAGCGCACTTAATACTTTGCCTGAGCTTGATTTCAGTGAAACTCCTTCCAACAAACTCTCCACTTGGCAACATCTGCAAAAAATCAAACGGGATTTCTGGACGAGATGGTACAAGGAGTACCTGAACGAGCTCAACATTCGCCACAAATGGACCAGCGGCAACCATGGAATCGAGAAGGGAACGCTCATCCTCATCAAGGAGGACAACCTACCACCACTGCAGTGGGCCCTCGGACGGGTTCTCGAAATCCACCCTGGCACAGATGGCATCATCCGAGCTGTCACCATCCAAACTCTACAAGGAACCGTTAAGCGAAACATTCGACAACTTGCGCCGCTACCCATTAATTTAAGCCAGGATAATTGTAATTGA